One stretch of Thermoleophilaceae bacterium DNA includes these proteins:
- a CDS encoding WYL domain-containing protein, with the protein MAKDTEKLIRQLSLISFLMAERRPVTALEIKREVEGYSGMNDDAFARRFYADRAELESLGIELKVDKPAEGYYEAENYSLPPENFYLRSIEFTDSELGALRTLLSLLDGEFAYAEPLRLALQQLSWGKPSPLASPEQRSVALGLTAGAGGRELSQRLSKIETAIFRRKTILFDYYTMGRDAVESRKVDPYHLLFQNGQYYLVGRSHERDAVRVFRLSRIRGKVGYSSKAEHDFPPPQDFDPRVYATRSHWQLGESVGTARIWISGKIDWYVMRHIGHAGKSEPAPDGDGVIFETEYADSRAIVSWVLGMREHARILDPPELAEEAAERLSRIIELHTQGPELAAPAKKKPQPEEDLTDANGKRETPIRPERFARLVTLAGILIEAARNNDLLDVKRVCESLQVSDEELREDIDVLNVVNFGGGSYVLYAEIHGDSIEVDPEPYGDNFAQPARLLPLEAKALVAAIDFIGEHVPEGSLASAREKIVDALGEDPAQEGLRITSAMGDDSEIARVVSAAIAEHRVLEIDYYKEDEDEVTAGRRIEPYLLYNGNKGWYIHSWDPAKNDSRTFRLDRIKEARITGESFEPRPELKPDVPEWTRTDEVPESQPCRVWFAPERARWAREDKRVIDELKDGAVIVEIQFAGHDWLARAILEEAGDAAVLEPEDARAAVLEAAEALAGMVSR; encoded by the coding sequence ATGGCGAAGGACACCGAGAAGCTGATCCGTCAGCTCTCGTTGATCTCGTTCCTCATGGCAGAGCGGCGGCCGGTCACGGCGCTCGAGATCAAGCGGGAGGTTGAGGGGTACTCAGGAATGAACGACGACGCGTTCGCGCGTCGCTTCTATGCCGACCGCGCCGAGCTCGAGTCGCTCGGCATCGAGCTGAAGGTCGACAAGCCGGCCGAGGGCTACTACGAGGCCGAGAACTACTCGCTGCCGCCCGAGAACTTCTACCTGCGCTCGATCGAGTTCACGGACTCCGAGCTCGGCGCGCTGCGCACGCTCCTGTCGCTGCTCGATGGCGAGTTCGCCTATGCGGAGCCGCTGCGCCTGGCGCTCCAGCAGCTCTCGTGGGGCAAGCCGTCGCCCCTTGCTTCGCCCGAGCAGCGCTCGGTCGCGCTCGGTCTCACCGCCGGCGCGGGCGGGCGCGAGCTGTCGCAGCGTCTCTCGAAGATCGAGACGGCGATCTTCCGCCGCAAGACGATCCTCTTCGACTACTACACGATGGGACGCGACGCGGTGGAGTCGCGCAAGGTCGACCCGTACCACCTGCTCTTCCAGAACGGCCAGTACTACCTGGTCGGCCGCTCGCACGAGCGCGACGCCGTCCGCGTGTTCCGGCTGAGCCGAATCCGCGGCAAGGTGGGCTACTCGTCCAAGGCCGAGCACGACTTCCCGCCGCCCCAGGACTTCGACCCTCGCGTCTACGCCACCCGCAGCCACTGGCAGCTCGGCGAGAGCGTGGGCACGGCCCGCATCTGGATCTCGGGAAAGATCGACTGGTACGTGATGCGCCACATCGGCCACGCCGGCAAGAGCGAGCCGGCACCGGACGGCGATGGCGTGATCTTCGAGACCGAGTACGCGGACTCGCGCGCGATCGTGTCCTGGGTGCTCGGCATGCGTGAGCACGCGCGCATCCTCGATCCGCCGGAGCTCGCCGAGGAAGCCGCCGAGCGGCTCTCGCGGATCATCGAGCTGCACACGCAGGGACCGGAGCTCGCGGCTCCGGCGAAGAAGAAGCCGCAGCCCGAGGAGGACCTGACCGACGCAAACGGCAAGCGCGAGACGCCGATCCGCCCCGAGCGCTTCGCCCGCCTCGTCACCCTCGCCGGCATCCTCATCGAAGCCGCGCGCAACAACGACCTCCTCGACGTGAAGCGGGTGTGCGAGAGCCTCCAGGTGAGCGACGAGGAGCTGCGCGAGGACATCGACGTGCTGAACGTCGTGAACTTCGGCGGAGGCAGCTACGTGCTTTACGCGGAGATCCACGGCGACTCGATCGAGGTGGATCCCGAGCCGTACGGGGACAACTTCGCGCAGCCCGCCCGCCTTCTGCCGCTGGAGGCCAAGGCGCTCGTGGCGGCGATCGACTTCATCGGCGAGCACGTACCCGAGGGGTCGCTCGCGTCCGCGCGCGAGAAGATCGTGGACGCGCTGGGTGAGGACCCGGCGCAGGAGGGCCTGCGGATCACGAGCGCGATGGGCGACGACTCCGAGATCGCCCGCGTGGTGAGCGCCGCGATCGCCGAGCACCGGGTGCTCGAGATCGACTACTACAAGGAGGACGAGGACGAGGTCACCGCCGGGCGGCGGATCGAGCCCTACCTCCTCTACAACGGCAACAAGGGCTGGTACATCCACTCCTGGGACCCGGCAAAGAACGACAGCCGCACGTTCAGGCTCGACCGGATCAAGGAAGCGCGGATCACGGGCGAGTCGTTCGAGCCGCGCCCCGAGCTCAAGCCGGACGTGCCGGAGTGGACGCGCACCGACGAGGTGCCCGAGTCGCAGCCCTGCCGCGTGTGGTTCGCGCCCGAGCGCGCGCGCTGGGCACGCGAGGACAAGCGCGTGATCGACGAGCTGAAGGACGGCGCGGTGATCGTCGAGATCCAGTTCGCCGGCCACGACTGGCTCGCCCGCGCGATCCTCGAGGAGGCCGGCGATGCCGCCGTGCTCGAGCCGGAGGACGCGCGCGCCGCGGTGCTCGAAGCGGCCGAGGCGCTGGCCGGCATGGTCAGCCGCTAG
- a CDS encoding cobalamin-independent methionine synthase II family protein has product MPDRVLTSHAGSLPRPEELVQLNQLRGRGELDDEEGYLRKLSQAVTDVVARQREIGIDIVNDGEYGHSMGARYDYGSWWTYVFPRLSGLELVEAELREIPQAKPKEGELALGSFADRRDWNMFGEAYGDPTAGVALPNPPTAAPVCRGPISYIGQEAVQRDIANFKAALEAAGLEDGYMNAVAPGSCGRFANEYYEDDVELMYACADAMREEYQAIINAGLMLQLDDPAIAENWDQIVPEPSVEDYRRFTMLRVEALNHAIRGLPTERIRFHLCWGSWHGPHVTDIPMKDIVDVMLAVGAGAYSFEAANVRHEHEWKVWRDVKLPEGKKILPGVVSHSTNVVEHPELVAERIMRFADGVGAENVVASTDCGLGGRVHPQIAWAKLESLAEGARLASGVAG; this is encoded by the coding sequence ATGCCGGATCGTGTCTTGACGAGCCACGCAGGCAGCCTGCCGCGCCCGGAGGAGCTCGTTCAGCTCAACCAGCTCCGCGGACGGGGCGAGCTGGACGACGAGGAGGGCTACCTCCGGAAGCTCTCGCAGGCGGTGACCGACGTGGTGGCGCGGCAGCGCGAGATCGGCATCGACATCGTGAACGACGGCGAGTACGGCCACTCGATGGGCGCCCGCTACGACTACGGCTCGTGGTGGACCTACGTCTTCCCGCGCCTGAGCGGCCTCGAGCTGGTGGAGGCGGAGCTGCGCGAGATCCCGCAGGCCAAGCCGAAGGAGGGCGAGCTCGCGCTCGGCAGCTTCGCCGACCGGCGGGACTGGAACATGTTCGGCGAGGCGTACGGCGATCCGACCGCCGGCGTGGCGCTGCCGAATCCGCCCACCGCCGCGCCGGTGTGCCGCGGCCCGATCAGCTACATCGGCCAGGAGGCGGTGCAGCGCGACATTGCGAACTTCAAGGCGGCGCTCGAGGCGGCCGGCCTCGAGGACGGCTACATGAACGCGGTGGCGCCCGGGAGCTGCGGCCGCTTCGCGAACGAGTACTACGAGGACGACGTGGAGCTGATGTACGCCTGCGCGGACGCGATGCGCGAGGAGTACCAGGCGATCATCAACGCGGGCCTGATGCTGCAGCTCGACGACCCCGCCATAGCGGAGAACTGGGACCAGATCGTGCCGGAGCCGAGCGTGGAGGACTACAGGCGCTTCACGATGCTGCGCGTGGAGGCGCTCAACCACGCGATCCGCGGGCTGCCGACCGAGCGCATCCGGTTCCACCTCTGCTGGGGGAGCTGGCATGGACCGCACGTGACCGACATCCCGATGAAGGACATCGTCGACGTGATGCTCGCGGTAGGCGCCGGGGCCTACTCGTTCGAGGCGGCGAACGTTCGCCACGAGCACGAGTGGAAGGTGTGGCGGGACGTGAAGCTGCCGGAGGGCAAGAAGATCCTCCCCGGCGTGGTGAGCCACTCCACGAACGTGGTTGAGCACCCGGAGCTCGTCGCGGAGCGGATCATGCGCTTTGCGGACGGCGTGGGGGCGGAGAACGTGGTGGCGTCCACCGACTGCGGGCTCGGGGGCCGCGTGCATCCGCAGATCGCGTGGGCGAAGCTCGAGTCGCTCGCGGAGGGCGCGCGGCTGGCGAGCGGCGTGGCGGGGTGA
- a CDS encoding DNA recombination protein RmuC, with product MQTLWLLLGMLLGGGAVWLFMRARVKGEDRFEALASRALRDSSESFLQLAKTELGQHHITSREELEKRQRAVEQIVKPIAESLAKVDGKLELLEQARRESYGSLTAHLRSVTETQEKLRTETANLVTALRSPHTRGRWGEIQLRRVCEMAGMIERCDFIEQSSLESDAGRLRPDVVVQLPGGKNVVVDAKAPLEAYLSAVEATDPDQRAAHLQAYGRHVRDHVTKLSQKAYWSQFESSPEFVVMFLPGEALFSTALEQVPGLIEEGVAQKVLITTPTSLIAVLRAVHYGWRQEKVAESARAVSELGRELHGRLGTLVGHFMKLGRSLETSVKAYNETVGSLESRVLVTARKLSEHGAASGGPELPEPQQVESAPRTVQAVEPDEAEINVRRLPKQAAG from the coding sequence ATGCAAACGCTCTGGCTACTGCTCGGAATGCTGCTCGGCGGCGGAGCCGTCTGGCTCTTCATGCGCGCGCGCGTAAAGGGCGAGGACCGCTTCGAGGCGCTGGCCTCCCGCGCCCTGCGCGATTCCAGCGAGTCCTTCCTCCAGCTCGCCAAGACCGAGCTGGGCCAGCATCACATCACCTCGCGGGAGGAGCTCGAGAAGCGCCAGCGCGCGGTCGAGCAGATCGTGAAGCCGATCGCGGAGTCGCTTGCGAAGGTGGACGGGAAGCTCGAGCTGCTAGAGCAGGCGCGTCGCGAGTCTTACGGGAGCCTGACGGCGCACCTGCGTTCCGTGACCGAGACGCAGGAGAAGCTGCGCACCGAGACGGCGAACCTCGTCACGGCGCTGCGCTCGCCGCACACGCGCGGCCGCTGGGGTGAGATCCAGCTGCGCCGCGTGTGCGAAATGGCGGGGATGATCGAGCGCTGTGACTTCATCGAGCAGTCGAGCCTCGAGTCCGACGCCGGGCGCCTGCGGCCGGACGTGGTGGTGCAGCTGCCCGGCGGCAAGAACGTGGTGGTGGACGCAAAGGCGCCGCTCGAGGCGTACCTCAGCGCCGTCGAGGCCACCGATCCCGATCAGCGCGCCGCGCATCTCCAGGCGTACGGGCGGCACGTGCGCGACCACGTGACGAAGCTGAGTCAGAAGGCGTACTGGTCGCAGTTCGAGTCGTCGCCCGAGTTCGTCGTGATGTTCCTGCCGGGCGAGGCGCTGTTCAGCACGGCGCTCGAGCAGGTGCCGGGGCTGATCGAAGAGGGCGTGGCGCAGAAGGTGCTGATCACCACGCCCACTAGCCTGATCGCGGTGTTGCGGGCCGTGCACTACGGCTGGCGGCAGGAGAAGGTTGCCGAGTCGGCGCGCGCGGTGAGCGAGCTCGGCCGCGAGCTGCACGGGCGGCTCGGGACGCTCGTGGGTCACTTCATGAAGCTCGGGCGCTCACTCGAGACGTCGGTGAAGGCCTATAACGAGACGGTCGGGTCGCTCGAGAGCCGGGTGCTAGTCACGGCGCGGAAGCTCTCCGAACACGGTGCGGCATCGGGTGGGCCGGAGCTGCCCGAGCCCCAGCAGGTGGAGAGCGCGCCGCGCACGGTGCAGGCGGTCGAGCCCGATGAGGCGGAGATCAACGTGCGCCGCCTCCCGAAGCAAGCGGCCGGTTAA